AATGATACTATGGGACACCTGTTGGGCGACTTCGTGATCAAAAGTGTGGCCAACATGATTGGCAAGGACCGTCCAGGAGAGACAGCGTTCCGGCTGGGCGGGGACGAATTTGCAGTCATCATTGATGGTGTCACAACTGCAGAGGGTCTGGCTGGCGCTGCTCAAGGCATTCTTCATAGAACCAGTGGTCCCGTAACTGCCGGATTGGACACACTTTTTCCCAGCGTCACCATCGGCGGAGCCCTGTTCGGAGCCGATGGCGTTGAAGCAAATATGTTGCGGCAGAATGCGGATTTTGCGCTTTATCACGCAAAGGAGACAGACCGGGGAGGCTATGTTCAATTTCGTCCCGAGCTTCGCACCTCGATCATCGACCGTATCCGCGCAATCCGCAATGTGGACGCTGCATTGGCAGAGGGCCGCATAACGGCATATTACCAACCAATCGCGCAGCTGGCGTCATCAGAAGTTGTCGGCCTGGAAGCTTTGGTCCGCATGACTGATCTACAAGGCGGCGTATCCCCTGCAGGCGATTTTGCTGCTGCGTTCTCCGATACCAAGATAGCCTCGCGTGTTACTGAGAAAATGCTGAACCAGGTTGCATCCGACATTCGCGAATGGTTGGATCTCGGTATCCCCGTGGAGCACGTCGGGATCAACGTGACGACCGGGGATTTTCAATACGGAAATCTCCAGGCGAAGATCGAGGCATGCTTCGCAAAGCAAGACGTTCCGCTCAAGCACATTGTGCTTGAGGTTAACGAGTCTGTATTTATGGGCGGCAGCGACCAGTTCGTGGCCAAAGCGGTAAAGCGGCTCCGCGATAAAGGACTGCTTGTTGCACTTGATGATTTCGGCACGGGATACGCTTCCCTTACCCATCTGATAAGCTTCCCGGTTGATGTCATCAAAATCGATCGGTCCTTCGTGGGGGCTTTGGCCAATGGAAAAGCAAGTTCAGTCATTGTCGCAGCTATCATGGACATGGCGAACCGGTTAGACATGCGTGTGATTGCAGAGGGTATCGAATCTCTTGAGCAGGTGCGCCAACTGAGCGAGCTCGGTTGTCAGTTCGGTCAAGGATACCTCTTCGGCAAACCGGTCTCGGCGGCAGACATTAGGGAACTCTTATTGGAGCAGCATCGTAGAGCGCATACGCGATCCGGCATCTATCCATCCTGGTATTAGCGGACAGGCAACAGCAACTGTTGGCCTTGAAAATGTCGCCTTGATGTCACGCTGCAGTTAACCAGGGTCTTCCTCACTTTGTGTGGTTAACAAATCGTTAGTGGTCACGGCGCTAGTGCCAAAGCTGGATCTCCGCTGACATTCTTTAGCGCCATCGCAAAGGTAACGCCCCGTATTGCCCGTCGAATTTGGCGGATGCTGTTGTGCATTACCACTTGCTCAAGCAGAACCGACCCAGTCCGTGCATGCTGAAGCAATTTTTGAGGCAAGACGCCCTTACCCAACTTGGGCAATGTCAATGTGAGCATCGTCCCACAGATTTGACAGTCGAATGCGCAGGCTCGTCGCTAATGCTTGAGTGCGAGGCTGCGCAGCGTATGGTTCGGACAGGGAATGGAAGCAGTTCCGGATGAGACGTTATGCAACTTCGAAGCATATATCGGGAAGGTCGGCGGGAAAGCGATGGCATTGATCGAGCGAGTGCCGTCAGGTTTGACACCGAGCGCAAAGCTACGCTGCGATGAGATTCGACTGCGCGGCATCATCCCAGAAAGACGTCGAAATTGGCCATTCGAGCCAACGGACATTTTGATCGACCCGTTCCTTATGGCTCATACCAATGACGGCAACTGAAACGGATGAGTGGCGGAACGGAAATTGCAGCGCGGCAGCCTGCAGGGGTATGTTGTGCTTTTCGCACAAGGCCGCGAGGCGCTGGGCTTTCTCCATAACGGCGGCGGGTGGCGCCTTATAGTCATAGGTGACGTTGGCGGAAGTAGGGCCCGAGGCCAGTATTCCAGAGTTGAAAACCCCGGCCACCACGATCTCGACGCCTTTGCTTGCCGCGAGTGGAAGAAGGTCATCCGCCGCGCTTTGATCGAGCAAGGTATAACGCCCGGCGATCATAACGGCATCAAGGGTGGCATTTTGCAGGAAGCGCGTTGCGATATCGCTTTCATTAACGCCAACACCAACCGCCCTTATGTGACCCGCCCTACGCAAATCATCGAGTGCGCGGTAACATCCGTCGACTGCCTCATCGAAGCGTCGTTCGAAGATGTCTCCATGCGTGTAGCGATCGACATCGTGGATATAAACGAGATCGAACTCGGAGAAACCGAGGCGATTGGCCGATTGTTCGAGTGACCGCATTGTCCCTTGGTAGCTGTAGTCGAATACCGGTTTCAGGCGCAGTGGCGACGCCCAAATTCCGTGGTCGACATCTTCGCCGCGAGGCGGCACGAGATAACGCCCGACCTTGGTCGAAACCGTGAAACTTTGGCGCGGCACTGTGCGGAGAAACTGGCCAAGCCGCAATTCGCTGAGGCCATGGCCATAAAGCGGAGCCGTATCAAAATATCGAAATCCAGCATCGTAGGCGCTGTGCAGCACCTCCTGCGCTTGCGCTTCCGGCACGTCGCGGT
This window of the Phyllobacterium zundukense genome carries:
- a CDS encoding putative bifunctional diguanylate cyclase/phosphodiesterase, translated to MKPGVSDLLLHIQNEILEAVTSGDPLRDIADLLCRRIENLVPTIVCSVLTVDPDQKLHPLAGPSLPDAYSEALDGIEAGPTVGSCGTAAYRGEPVIVSDIESDPLWADFKALALPLGLRACWSTPIKSRDGRVVGTFAFYYKTVRTPDELERRIVQTCVHLCAIAIEHEQVQARDYKLAYFDALTGLSNRTRFDEMLCRRVHDQAAFGLLLVDIDHLKSVNDTMGHLLGDFVIKSVANMIGKDRPGETAFRLGGDEFAVIIDGVTTAEGLAGAAQGILHRTSGPVTAGLDTLFPSVTIGGALFGADGVEANMLRQNADFALYHAKETDRGGYVQFRPELRTSIIDRIRAIRNVDAALAEGRITAYYQPIAQLASSEVVGLEALVRMTDLQGGVSPAGDFAAAFSDTKIASRVTEKMLNQVASDIREWLDLGIPVEHVGINVTTGDFQYGNLQAKIEACFAKQDVPLKHIVLEVNESVFMGGSDQFVAKAVKRLRDKGLLVALDDFGTGYASLTHLISFPVDVIKIDRSFVGALANGKASSVIVAAIMDMANRLDMRVIAEGIESLEQVRQLSELGCQFGQGYLFGKPVSAADIRELLLEQHRRAHTRSGIYPSWY
- a CDS encoding aldo/keto reductase gives rise to the protein MSLEPIGKSLIGFASRLGFGASGIGTLYRDVPEAQAQEVLHSAYDAGFRYFDTAPLYGHGLSELRLGQFLRTVPRQSFTVSTKVGRYLVPPRGEDVDHGIWASPLRLKPVFDYSYQGTMRSLEQSANRLGFSEFDLVYIHDVDRYTHGDIFERRFDEAVDGCYRALDDLRRAGHIRAVGVGVNESDIATRFLQNATLDAVMIAGRYTLLDQSAADDLLPLAASKGVEIVVAGVFNSGILASGPTSANVTYDYKAPPAAVMEKAQRLAALCEKHNIPLQAAALQFPFRHSSVSVAVIGMSHKERVDQNVRWLEWPISTSFWDDAAQSNLIAA